In Paenibacillus xylanilyticus, the genomic window AAACTTCCCGTGCAGTGGTTTTGCTTGGTGAACAACATGATAAACTGTGGAACCACACAGAAGAAATCCTGCGTGAAGTGGTTGGGGATGCAGAAGCCTTCAAATCCACAGCTGAGAAAATGGCCGGATTCCGCAGCGGATACGGTACAATATTGTTCTTCGAAGACAACAATGTCATTGCACAACTTCAACAAAATTTTGCAGCCTATGCGGATAATTTCCCAATCTGGGCTAATCAATCCAACGGCATGCTGCAGCTCGTGATCTGGACAGCACTCGAGCAGGAAGGTCTTGGAGCTTCCCTGCAGCACTACAACCCACTGATTGATGAGAAAGTGAAACAAGAATGGAATATTCCAGAACACTGGAGACTGATCGCTCAAATGCCATTTGGTAAGCCAACAGCAACACCAGGCGAGAAAGAATTCCAGCCGATTGAAGAACGTGTTAAAGTACACAAATAAAGTAATAACTTTTAGGCGGATTTCCAACATTTAAACACATACGGCCTCGCTTCAATTTGATACGATGAGTAAGATCGTACTCCAATGAAGCGAGGCTTTTTGATGTGAACAATAGAATAGAGAAATGTGCTGGTCGACAAGTGGCAGCAGTCTTGTTTGTTGCTCTCTGTATACTTGCACTGGTACCATTCTTCCCCATCTCGGTGGAAGCAGCAGTGTCTAAACAGCAGTTCCAGGACATTAACACCAGTTATGCGAAAGAAGCGATAACTCATTTGGTGAGCGAGGGTATTGCTGCCGGAACGTCAGAAACCAGGTTCGAGCCCAAGAAGGCCGTGACACGAGCTGAATTTGCGACTTTTGCAGTTCGATTGCTCGGCCTGAAACCTGTTAAAAATAATATTAGTCCATACAGTGATACCCGTACCACAGCTTGGTATTACGGCAATGTCTCTGCAATGACCAACCTTTCCATTCTGGAGGGGAAAGGGCAGGGAACGTTTCAACCGAACGCTTCCATAACGAGAGAAGAGGCGGCTGCCCTGCTTGTGAGAATGCTGAAACAGACGTCCGGTTCTACAGGACTATTGTCTACAACTTATGTTGATGCATCGGATATTTCGGTATGGGCCAAGCCTTATGTACAGAAGGTATATCAGCTCGGCCTGATGCGTGGTAGTGATGGTTTATTCCGACCGCAGGATCAGGTGACTCGCGAGGAAGCAGCTGTGATGCTGGATGCGATTTTACAAAAGAAAGAATGGTCGCAGCAGCTTGGGAATGCTGATTCCTTGGGAATACAGCTGGGCTGGCAGTATAACTCCACTACAGCCGAATTCAAGAAGCAGGTTGAACAATCCGAGGTGAATACTCTGGTTCCCCGGTGGTTCTTTTTGAACAGCAGCATGCAGATTACAGATCATACAGACGCTACGCTGCTCACATGGGCATCGTCAACCAATCGGGAAGTTTGGCCTCTGCTTGGCAACCGTTCTGATGCTGCGATGACGCACCAGATGTTATCCAGTTCAGCGAACAGGACGTCGGTCGTGACTCAGGTTACTGCTTATGTGAAGAAATACCAATTGGATGGTATTAATGTGGATTTTGAAAACGTGTTGCCAGAAGACCGGGCAGGCATGACTGCTTTTGTGACGTCGCTTGCGGCTTCGCTGCATACGATTGGTGCTGTCGTCTCGGTGGATGTATCCCCTGATCTGGGTACGGACTGGACGGAAGCATTCGATTATGCCAAGCTTGGCGCCGTGTCCGATTACATGGTTCTTATGGGATACGAGGAACATTGGAATGGAGATCCTATAGCCGGGTCGGTTGCCTCACTTCCTTGGGTAGAAAATGCCCTCGATACCATGCTTACGAACGTTGTGCGTGCCAAAGTTATTTTGGCGCTTCCGCTCTACACCAGAGACTGGTCATCGGCTAGCCCGGCAACAGGTTCATGGGATATTACCCTTGCGGAGCAGGGAACACGGGCACATGCTGCGGGCTCTGTGAGACAGTGGAATGCAAGTCTGGAGCAATATATTATTGGGTATTCGAGTAACGGCTTGGCAAGATACATCTGGGCAGAGGAGAGCCGATCCTTAACTGCCAAAGTTAGAATGAGTACAGACCGGAAGATAGCGGGGCTGGCTTATTGGTATATGGGCGGGGAAACCGCAGATGTCTGGAATGCCATCTCCAACGCTTCTCGCTTTGAATCATATCTGTTTTAATTTTTATCGGGATCTAAGGAATAAGGGGCCCAAACCGGACTGTGAACCATGCGGACGGTTTGGGTTATTTATTTTTTGTACAAGCTAGAGCTAGGACGTTTGAGTCTGATTGAGCGGTTTAATGTATAGAAGGATCGGAAGCGATCTACATATACCAAGACAAAAGGATGGACTGGAGGAGATGAAGGTTGCGAGAATATGATTGCATCATTGTAGGTGGCGGGCTCGCAGGACTTCAGGCTGCCATTCAGCTGGGACGTTACAGTTCGCATCAGCTGCTGGTGGTGGATGCTGGAGAAGGCAGGTCAACCCTGTGCCGAACCTATCATAATATTTTGGGATTTCCAGAGGGTGTATCAGGTGAAGAATTAAGATCCAAAGGCAGAATGCAAGCCGAGAAGACTGGAGTTGCATTTGAAAAGGATCGTATTGTTAAAGCAGAACGGGTTGGGGAACAGATTCAATTAACGGGTTCCACTGGCACTATATATTCAGCAAGAACTGTACTGCTGGCAACCGGGCTTAGTGACCGTTTCCCTGCGATTCCGGGACTCCGGCCAACGCTAGGCAGATCAGTCTACGTGTGCCCGGACTGTGATGGATATGAAATTCAGGATCGTCGCACCATATT contains:
- a CDS encoding nitroreductase family protein — encoded protein: MSKSFFDALKNRRSYYGISKESTISDAKIQEIVEEAVKYTPTSFNSQTSRAVVLLGEQHDKLWNHTEEILREVVGDAEAFKSTAEKMAGFRSGYGTILFFEDNNVIAQLQQNFAAYADNFPIWANQSNGMLQLVIWTALEQEGLGASLQHYNPLIDEKVKQEWNIPEHWRLIAQMPFGKPTATPGEKEFQPIEERVKVHK
- a CDS encoding S-layer homology domain-containing protein — its product is MNNRIEKCAGRQVAAVLFVALCILALVPFFPISVEAAVSKQQFQDINTSYAKEAITHLVSEGIAAGTSETRFEPKKAVTRAEFATFAVRLLGLKPVKNNISPYSDTRTTAWYYGNVSAMTNLSILEGKGQGTFQPNASITREEAAALLVRMLKQTSGSTGLLSTTYVDASDISVWAKPYVQKVYQLGLMRGSDGLFRPQDQVTREEAAVMLDAILQKKEWSQQLGNADSLGIQLGWQYNSTTAEFKKQVEQSEVNTLVPRWFFLNSSMQITDHTDATLLTWASSTNREVWPLLGNRSDAAMTHQMLSSSANRTSVVTQVTAYVKKYQLDGINVDFENVLPEDRAGMTAFVTSLAASLHTIGAVVSVDVSPDLGTDWTEAFDYAKLGAVSDYMVLMGYEEHWNGDPIAGSVASLPWVENALDTMLTNVVRAKVILALPLYTRDWSSASPATGSWDITLAEQGTRAHAAGSVRQWNASLEQYIIGYSSNGLARYIWAEESRSLTAKVRMSTDRKIAGLAYWYMGGETADVWNAISNASRFESYLF